From Debaryomyces hansenii CBS767 chromosome C complete sequence, a single genomic window includes:
- a CDS encoding DEHA2C14696p (some similarities with CA4459|CaNSP49.3f Candida albicans), which produces MFGSTLQSGSNGSGNTNNNWGSSTGFSKASSFSGASGGPGGGSLFGNSSAKDTNSTGLFGNSSSNATNPGGLIGKPLSNTTNTGGLFGNSSNTNTANTGGLFGNSSNTNPTSGGLFNNNKPTAPGGLFGTSSTNAAPSNNLFGSSSGNTASSGTSLFGNTASSMAGSSNPNTNGNLFGESAKNNLFTNNALSNQTSIPSNNSSANPYSYDQVFNDLQKTDSIMPKSVTEDLFANTSNKETSERKRMFTPVDKSKHTPKGSSLLSKLGQTLKYFRYSNSPAQSNNFASVKGLFTQANFLTSKDKQSILPKATKLAPKRITKPSYNTSLENRGIKRLVIKSKPLKFHLIDADKVLNTKKRRIVSEVVSSDKLLTDNYLSDEDDSDNENFINRKREDIASRFPYKISTNDEKANSKNTDQVLGGENIDENNDQNLDDKDTNNGYWCTPSLKELSELSVQRLANVENFIIGRIGQGQIAYNYPVDLSGVAIFCEENNSTLNKELFGKIVEIGNRIVKVYQDAENKPPIGFGLNIPATISLEGIQPRKGESRSDFIRYLQRQVGMEFVTYDPITCIWTFKVKHFSMWGLVDEEGEFTSNKNQLAEMKRKQDSKEDEAVLEYSRIYEDEKFKQELKKQRVSTYTSGLPGGWDYSQIMQNSPMKTKRNLVTDEINNQLDLYKQEQTTNALTSNVSDITIDSDEESRSASPDSFVFGIPDSSHAPFEKKNFDYLKQFISVLPKDVDMSQIINEKAYEPEITNDAMFDNIQLKPNLAVSDDWLVQLELCNDVNSSLTPYITESCKVSGEDKNRITAAKIDDILFPEFNRDSLSMNHVSTPINSKKFSNLEGSSLEMYEEVYPRNVSKVIYHMLSRSMISTRSNKFPIVESNSNFSFADISLNENSTDEEEQILKLGSALFDEHKLNEYDEYKDVNISDSHLVKYLENLQQKKNFTEWLKVYNGSTIEQLIEKNKSDMLEYIFIKVCGGYLKDAINLAMDSNNAHLSVILTLIDSNDDAVKSTAVNQLQYWSDTSSLSIIPKPIVKIHKILSGDFSEVLSGLPWNISLAIKLFYGDNTLKLHELIQEFQDGIVESGPIYDILTLYNQIHTKDKNQALQLIKSSHLNIKLKWFFNKVLSRGDASFEILSTDLSLSFGNFLEKIGLWKESIFVYSHISDDKENERVIRNLVISNIDQIKSSPDEETYITKVLKVPQSLIYEAVAIQEHSLGNYWEECEALVTAKLWKKAHECIIKELGPLTVISNNDESKNRLQSLIAKFPESGHIIPSWSQGAGIYDNFVSLSQEEIQEKASSDVHTLLVSLLSNLPLLQDYNTSKCRIASKLMSKKVGDIALNYADQIGNIKGLILSLPLGEVERNYFNIRLQSVNI; this is translated from the coding sequence ATGTTTGGCTCTACTTTACAAAGTGGATCTAATGGTTCAGGGAACACTAATAATAACTGGGGATCGTCCACAGGGTTTTCGAAAGCATCATCGTTTAGTGGTGCATCTGGTGGACCTGGTGGAGGAAGTTTGTTTGGGAACTCATCTGCAAAGGACACTAATTCTACAGGATTATTTGGCAATTCATCCTCGAATGCAACTAATCCTGGAGGATTAATCGGGAAGCCACTTTCAAACACTACCAATACAGGAGGATTGTTTGGAAATCTGAGCAATACAAATACTGCCAATACAGGAggattatttggaaatcTGAGCAATACAAACCCAACAAGTGGAGgacttttcaataataataagccAACAGCACCAGGTGGTTTATTTGGTACATCTTCGACGAACGCTGCACCTagtaataatttatttggatCATCGCTGGGAAATACGGCCAGTTCTGGTACTAGTTTATTTGGTAACACAGCAAGTTCAATGGCAGGTTCGAGTAACCCTAATACCAATGGGAATTTGTTTGGAGAAAGCgctaaaaataatttatttactaATAATGCATTGTCTAATCAGACATCAATTCCATCCAATAATAGTTCCGCGAACCCGTACAGTTATGATCaagttttcaatgatttgcAAAAGACTGATTCGATAATGCCAAAATCTGTCACGGAAGATTTGTTTGCTAACACAAGTAATAAGGAAACATCTGAAAGGAAGAGAATGTTTACTCCTGTGGATAAATCAAAGCATACTCCAAAGGgttcatcattattatccaaGTTGGGACAAACGTTAAAATACTTTAGATATTCCAATTCCCCTGCACAATCAAATAACTTTGCATCAGTTAAAGGATTATTTACCCAAGCGAATTTTTTGACTTCGAAAGACAAACAAAGTATTTTGCCTAAAGCTACAAAATTAGCACCCAAACGAATCACGAAACCTTCATATAATACATCTTTAGAAAATAGAGGCATAAAGAGATTGGTCATAAAATCTAAGCCCTTGAAGTTTCATTTGATCGACGCTGATAAAGTCTTGAATACAAAAAAGAGGCGTATTGTATCTGAAGTAGTACTGTCAGACAAATTGTTAACTGATAATTACTTGagtgatgaagatgattctgataatgaaaactTTATTAATAGAAAACGCGAGGATATCGCTTCTCGCTTCCCATACAAAATTAGCACAAATGACGAGAAAGCAAATAGTAAAAATACTGATCAAGTCCTTGGAGGAGAAAacattgatgaaaataatgaccAGAATTTGGATGACAAGGATACTAATAATGGCTACTGGTGTACTCCATCACTTAAGGAGTTATCAGAGTTATCAGTTCAAAGATTAGCAAACGTGgagaattttataattggaagaattggaCAGGGACAGATAGCCTATAACTATCCTGTGGATTTGTCAGGCGTGGCTATATTTTGCGAAGAAAACAATTCCACTTTGAACAAAGAACTATTTGGCAAGATTGTCGAGATAGGAAACAGAATTGTTAAGGTTTATCAGGATGCTGAAAACAAACCTCCTATTGGATTTGGTTTAAATATTCCTGCCACGATTTCTTTAGAAGGTATACAACCAAGGAAGGGAGAGTCAAGATCTGATTTCATTAGATATTTACAACGCCAAGTGGGTATGGAATTTGTAACATATGACCCTATTACTTGCATTTGGACTTTTAAGGTTAAGCACTTTAGTATGTGGGGTTTGGTAGACGAGGAAGGTGAATTTACAAGCAATAAAAATCAACTTGCAGAAATGAAGAGAAAACAGGATTCTAAAGAAGACGAAGCCGTTCTtgaatattcaagaatctatgaagatgaaaaattcaaacaagaattgaaaaagcaAAGGGTTAGTACTTATACGAGTGGATTACCTGGTGGTTGGGATTATAGCCAGATTATGCAGAATAGTCCGATGAAAACTAAGAGAAACTTGGTTACCGATGAAATAAACAACCAATTGGATTTATACAAGCAAGAACAAACGACTAATGCATTAACTTCAAACGTGAGCGATATCACCATAGACTCAGACGAAGAAAGTCGCTCTGCTTCACCCGACAGTTTTGTTTTTGGTATTCCTGATAGTTCTCATGCTCCATTcgagaaaaagaatttcGATTATTTGAAGCAGTTTATAAGTGTGCTCCCTAAAGATGTAGATATGTCTCAAATAATTAATGAGAAGGCCTACGAACCTGAAATCACAAATGATGCTATGTTTGATAACATTCAATTGAAGCCTAACTTAGCGGTGTCTGATGACTGGTTAGTGCAATTAGAATTATGTAATGATGTTAATTCCTCGTTGACACCATACATAACCGAATCATGTAAGGTTTCTGGGGAGGATAAGAATAGAATTACGGCGGCAAAGATTGATGATATACTTTTTCCTGAATTTAATAGAGATTCCTTATCTATGAACCATGTCTCAACTCCTatcaattcaaagaaattttcCAATCTAGAAGGGTCATCATTAGAAATGTACGAGGAAGTATATCCACGCAATGTATCAAAGGTCATCTACCATATGTTGTCAAGATCTATGATTTCCACACGCTCAAATAAGTTCCCCATCGTTGAAAGCAACTCTAACTTCTCATTTGCTGATATTTCTCTAAACGAGAATTCTACcgacgaagaagaacaaatacTTAAACTCGGATCTGCCCTTTTTGATGAGCATAAGTTAAATGAATATGACGAATATAAAGACGTGAACATTTCAGATTCTCATTTAGTGAAGTATTTGGAGAATTTAcaacaaaagaaaaattttacCGAATGGCTCAAGGTATATAATGGGTCAACAATAGAGCAATTGATTGAGAAAAATAAGTCTGATATGTTAGAGTATATCTTCATAAAAGTATGCGGAGGATATTTAAAAGATGCTATAAATCTTGCTATGGATTCAAATAATGCTCACTTATCTGTTATACTTACTTTgattgattcaaatgatgatgCAGTGAAGTCAACAGCAGTAAATCAATTACAATACTGGTCAGATACATCGTCGTTAAGCATAATTCCGAAGCCGATTGTCAAGATTCACAAAATACTCTCGGGAGATTTCAGCGAAGTATTATCAGGTTTGCCATGGAATATTTCCTTGGctatcaaattattctaCGGTGATAACACTTTGAAATTGCACGAATTGATTCAAGAGTTTCAAGACGGAATAGTTGAAAGTGGTCCAATATATGATATCTTAACTTTGTATAACCAGATTCATACCAAAGATAAAAATCAAGCTTTACAGTTGATCAAAAGCTCgcatttgaatataaagTTAAAGTGgtttttcaataaagtcTTGTCTAGGGGAGATGCtagttttgaaattctCAGTACGGACCTATCCTTATCTTTTGGTAACTTCTTAGAAAAGATTGGGTTATGGAAGGAATCCATATTCGTCTATTCACATATATCagatgataaagaaaatgaaagagTGATCAGAAATTTGGTCATATCTAATATAGACCAAATCAAGAGCTCACCTGATGAGGAAACTTATATTACCAAGGTTTTGAAGGTACCCCAAAGTCTAATTTATGAAGCTGTTGCTATTCAGGAACACTCATTAGGTAATTACTGGGAAGAGTGTGAGGCTTTGGTAACTGCAAAATTATGGAAAAAAGCCCATGAATGCataattaaagaattaggCCCTTTGACTGTCATTtccaataatgatgaatctAAGAATCGCTTGCAAAGCTTGATTGCCAAATTTCCCGAATCGGGCCACATCATTCCTCTGTGGTCACAAGGTGCTGGCATTTATGACAATTTTGTTTCTCTCTCTCAAGAGGAAATACAGGAAAAAGCGTCTCTGGATGTACACACATTATTGGTTTCGTTATTATCCAATTTGCCGTTACTTCAAGATTACAACACTTCTAAGTGCCGAATTGCATCGAAGTTAATGTCCAAAAAGGTTGGTGATATCGCTCTTAACTATGCAGACCAAATCGGAAACATTAAAGGATTGATATTATCTCTTCCACTAGGCGAAGTTGAACGGAACTACTTCAATATTCGCTTGCAGCTGGTGAATATTTAG
- a CDS encoding DEHA2C14718p (highly similar to uniprot|P52920 Saccharomyces cerevisiae YGL091C NBP35 Essential nuclear protein), which translates to MAPSQVEDISKTELETPEHCPGPESEQAGKEDACNGCPNQSICSSQLPQGPDPDLPLINKRLSQIDHKILVLSGKGGVGKSTFTSMLSWALAADEDIEVGAMDLDICGPSLPRMLGAEGESIHQSNSGWSPVYVADNLGLMSISFMLPDADSAVIWRGAKKNGLIKQFLKDVNWGEHLDYLVVDTPPGTSDEHLSVTTYMKEVGIDGALIVTTPQEVALLDVRKEIDFCRKANIKILGLVENMSGFVCPNCKGESQIFRPTTGGGKKLCEDLKLPYLGAVPLDPRIGKACDAGESFFDSYADSPASSAILDVVDALRDQIEISLEKLNI; encoded by the coding sequence ATGGCACCATCACAAGTAGAAGATATATCAAAGACAGAGTTAGAGACCCCAGAACACTGTCCTGGACCAGAATCTGAACAGGCCGGGAAGGAAGATGCTTGTAATGGATGTCCAAACCAGAGTATATGCTCATCCCAACTACCTCAAGGGCCTGACCCAGATTTACctttaattaataagaGATTATCGCAGATAGACCATAAGATATTAGTTTTATCTGGGAAAGGAGGTGTAGGTAAATCAACATTTACATCCATGTTATCGTGGGCTTTAGCTGCAGACGAAGATATCGAGGTTGGGGCGATGGATTTGGATATATGCGGACCATCTTTACCTAGGATGCTTGGGGCAGAAGGTGAGTCGATTCACCAGTCGAATTCTGGATGGTCGCCAGTTTATGTAGCTGACAATCTTGGGCTTATGAGTATATCGTTCATGTTGCCAGATGCCGATTCGGCTGTTATATGGAGAGGTGCGAAGAAGAATGGATTAATAAAGCAGTTTTTGAAAGACGTTAATTGGGGAGAGCATTTAGATTATTTGGTAGTTGATACTCCTCCAGGTACGTCAGATGAACATTTATCCGTCACTACGTACATGAAGGAGGTTGGAATAGATGGAGCGTTGATTGTCACTACACCACAAGAAGTTGCATTGTTAGACGTGCGGAAAGAGATTGATTTCTGTAGGAAAGCAAATATCAAGATTCTAGGGTTAGTCGAGAATATGTCTGGATTTGTCTGTCCTAATTGTAAAGGGGAGTCACAGATTTTTAGGCCAACAACTGGTGGAGGCAAGAAGCTATGtgaagatttgaaactTCCCTATCTAGGTGCTGTTCCATTAGACCCTAGAATAGGTAAAGCCTGTGATGCTGGTGAAAGTTTTTTTGACAGTTATGCAGACTCACCAGCGTCAAGCGCAATCTTGGATGTAGTTGATGCCTTAAGAGATCAAATAGAGATATCGCTTgagaaattaaatatataa
- a CDS encoding DEHA2C14740p (similar to CA2293|IPF9748 Candida albicans) produces MTEASTEGKIEAVIRSNPHFPKSRLNSLYSNFENLKHLNPEGFEANIQAWSNLLTGLIQSGILRDSQLSINTFNPNISQLLAIPMYGQPKGLGTILNELVQRRILVPYSLYSSATDSFVSIMHDSMKFTDYISPGKWLQWGIQQLGLASTFTSTNKKGELSKEIYISWSILCSVGQTFINRIQKEINLGTRSSSLFDKVSFYNFMKSIDPGLSHTDFDILLIYFSRDLGICKIKQLDSITCIKFSNQEDINNNLTDEDIGIIKLKSTITAIEIRNEDLEKKVSTMSHNMKVLLKNRNSTNETGTNIRLKNMLATRKVIISSLEKSSSALGQLTTTLLKINDATSNKNIFDSLSKSSKVLNALNDSINLDDVDDLHIELEEGYDKTDKISESLASGSKAYTNDEELENELDKLYEEESSNVKPVNSKETNKTEDDDSELIRKLGDMKVTDEIPNEERRQLEAL; encoded by the coding sequence ATGACAGAAGCATCGACGGAAGGTAAAATAGAGGCAGTTATACGGAGTAATCCACATTTTCCCAAATCCAGATTAAATTCATTGTATagtaattttgaaaatttaaaacatCTTAACCCAGAAGGTTTTGAAGCAAATATTCAGGCATGGTCGAACTTGTTGACTGGTTTAATACAATCAGGAATATTGAGGGACTCtcaattatcaattaatacTTTTAACCCTAACATTTCACAACTATTAGCGATACCGATGTATGGGCAACCTAAAGGATTAGGAACGATCTTAAATGAATTGGTTCAACGAAGAATTCTTGTTCCATATTCCTTATATAGTAGTGCCACAGACTCATTTGTATCGATTATGCATGACTCAATGAAATTCACGGATTATATATCGCCAGGGAAATGGTTGCAATGGGGTATTCAACAACTAGGACTTGCTAGCACATTCACTTCAACTAACAAAAAGGGTGAGTTGAGTAAAGAAATCTATATATCATGGTCTATTTTGTGTTCAGTGGGGCAGACTTTTATTAATCGAATCCAGAAAGAAATCAATCTTGGTACAAGGAGTAGTTCACTTTTTGATAAAGTTTCGTTTTATAACTTTATGAAAAGCATAGATCCTGGTCTTTCACATACTGATTTTGATATACTTCTCATCTACTTCTCAAGAGACCTAGGGATCTGCAAGATAAAACAGCTAGACAGCATTACGTGTATTAAGTTTCTGAACCAAgaagatataaataataatctcACTGACGAGGATATAGGAATAATCAAGTTGAAATCAACTATCACAGCTATCGAGATAAGAAATGAGGATTTAGAAAAAAAGGTTTCGACTATGTCTCATAATATGAAAGTTCTTTTAAAGAATAGAAACTCGACGAATGAAACTGGAACCAACATtagattgaaaaatatgttgGCAACAAGAAAagtaataatttcttctctaGAAAAGTCTTCCTCTGCATTAGGTCAATTGACTACCactttattgaaaataaatgatGCAACATCTaacaagaatatatttgacCTGTTGTCCAAATCATCTAAAGTTTTGAATGCTTTAAATGACAGCATTAATCTAGATGATGTGGATGACTTACATATTGAATTGGAAGAAGGTTATGATAAAACAGATAAGATTTCGGAGTCTCTTGCTTCTGGAAGTAAAGCTTATAccaatgatgaagaattagaaaatgagTTAGACAAGCTATACGAGGAAGAATCATCTAACGTGAAGCCTGTCAATTCAAAAGAGACTAACAAAACGGAAGACGACGATCTGGAATTGATTCGTAAACTTGGAGATATGAAAGTCACTGATGAAATACctaatgaagaaagaagacaGCTAGAAGCTTTATAA
- a CDS encoding DEHA2C14762p (highly similar to uniprot|P39968 Saccharomyces cerevisiae YEL013W VAC8 Phosphorylated vacuolar membrane protein) translates to MGACCSCLCSRNRDSKYPPLLLAENEREAISALLQYLENRSDVDFFSNGPLRALSTLVYSENIDLQRSAALAFAEITEKDVREVNRDVLEPILILLQSADSEVQRAACGALGNLAVNNENKILIVEMGGLEPLIRQMMSTNIEVQCNAVGCITNLATQDDNKTKIAKSGALIPLAKLAKSKDIRVQRNATGALLNMTHSGENRQELVNAGAVPVLVSLLSNEDADVQYYCTTALSNIAVDEMNRKKLSTTEPKLVSQLVNLMDSPSPRVQCQATLALRNLASDSGYQVEIVRAGGLPHLVQLLTCNHQPLVLAAVACIRNISIHPLNEALIIDAGFLKPLVGLLDFNDSEEIQCHAVSTLRNLAASSERNRLALLAAGAVDKCKELVLKVPLSVQSEISACFAILALADDLKPKLYESHIIDVLIPLTFSENGEVCGNSAAALANLCSRVSSEHKQYIFKNWSEPNEGIYGFLLRFLQSGSATFEHIALWTILQLLESNNTEINSLIKENESILSGIKNLSASQQQTQQSQVNNPDSSDQFDDPKVELFNLTQQILQILG, encoded by the coding sequence ATGGGAGCTTGTTGCAGTTGCTTATGCTCACGCAATAGAGATTCGAAATATCCACCGCTTTTGTTAGCTGAAAATGAAAGGGAAGCAATTTCGGCGCTATTACAGTATTTGGAGAATCGGTCAGATGTGGATTTTTTCAGTAACGGGCCATTAAGAGCACTCAGCACTCTAGTATATTCAGAGAATATCGACTTACAAAGAAGTGCTGCGTTGGCGTTTGCAGAAATCACCGAGAAGGATGTTAGAGAGGTAAACCGGGATGTCCTTGAGCccattttaattcttttacaAAGTGCAGACTCCGAAGTTCAAAGAGCTGCCTGTGGTGCCTTGGGTAACTTGGCTgtgaataatgaaaacaaaatattgattgtCGAAATGGGTGGATTAGAACCATTGATAAGACAAATGATGTCCACTAATATTGAAGTACAGTGCAATGCAGTTGGATGCATAACTAATTTAGCAACGCAAGATGACAACAAAACTAAGATAGCAAAAAGTGGTGCTTTAATTCCGTTGGCTAAGTTGGCGAAATCAAAAGATATTAGAGTTCAACGTAATGCTACTGGCGCTTTATTGAACATGACCCACTCAGGGGAGAATAGACAAGAGTTGGTCAACGCTGGAGCAGTTCCTGTATTGGTATCTCTCTTATCGAATGAGGATGCTGATGTCCAGTATTACTGTACTACGGCTTTATCCAATATTGCTGTTGATGAAATGAACCGTAAGAAATTGTCAACTACTGAACCTAAATTAGTTAGCCAATTAGTTAATTTAATGGATTCTCCATCCCCAAGAGTCCAATGTCAAGCAACATTAGCGTTAAGAAATTTGGCGTCGGATTCAGGCTATCAAGTTGAAATAGTAAGAGCAGGTGGTTTACCACACTTGGTACAACTATTAACATGCAATCATCAACCACTAGTCCTTGCAGCAGTTGCATGTATTAGAAACATATCTATCCATCCTTTGAATGAAGCTTTAATCATTGATGCAGGCTTTTTGAAGCCATTGGTTGGTTTGTTGGATTTCAATGATCTGGAAGAAATTCAATGCCATGCAGTTTCAACTTTAAGAAATTTGGCCGCTTCAAGTGAGAGAAATAGATTAGCGTTATTAGCTGCAGGAGCTGTTGACAAATGTAAGGAATTAGTATTAAAGGTGCCACTTTCTGTACAGCTGGAGATCCTGGCTTGTTTCGCTATATTGGCTTTAGCTGATGACTTGAAGCCTAAGCTTTATGAAAGCCACATTATTGATGTTTTGATTCCTTTAACTTTCAGCGAGAATGGTGAGGTATGTGGAAATTCTGCAGCAGCATTAGCCAATCTTTGTTCTAGAGTTTCTAGTGAACATAAGCAATATATCTTTAAGAATTGGTCAGAGCCAAACGAAGGTATTTACGGATTTTTATTAAGATTTTTACAAAGCGGTAGTGCCACCTTCGAGCATATTGCGTTGTGGACAATTTTGCAGTTATTAGAATCCAATAATACAGAAATCAACTCGTTAATAAAGGAAAATGAATCTATTTTATCAggaataaagaatttaagTGCTTCTCAACAACAAACACAGCAAAGCCAAGTGAACAATCCTGACCTGAGTGATCAATTCGATGATCCAAaagttgaattatttaatttaacaCAACAAATTCTACAAATTTTAGGTTGA
- a CDS encoding DEHA2C14784p (similar to CA3140|IPF9214 Candida albicans) has translation MNEDLQTSNIHRMTTESKIKKTQTEVLIIGAGPAGLMTACWLARTGVPFRIIDKRTTDIFAGQADGLQCRTLEIFQSLGFGDRAWKEANHMLEMAFWSPNEEGDLVRNTIIPDTIPRISRFQQCVLHQGHIEKWFYDSINKWSGGKSGVERPLLPLSINVDDSKVDDSEAYPVSVLVQNLTKENERKKQSIPEQFGSNVENGLYRQFDGDQEQFYANLKTDIESNDSVDKEEYEVIECKYVVGCDGAHSWVRKQMGINMEGETTDFVWGVLDMVPLTNFPDIRKRGAIHSKDSGSIMIIPRENDIVRLYIQLNEIERDPETKNASEFGGGIEDKTAKSKGRVDRSKITPEVILKTAQKVFAPFEFEITDLSWFTGYQIGQRVSPSFSKHSNRVFIAGDACHTHSPKAGQGMNVSMMDTFNLGWKLAYVIRGLASRDILSTYESERIKIARELINFDHKLSRMFSGKPMIPSKDALTKGEGVDMDEFHKAFYKGNEFASGTSVDYNSSTLVSKPENEEADKYVVPEASNIPIGRRFDTTLVVTHSDARPIQIVDRMLSDGRWRILNFSGDVKKDSQMDVLNRISDYIYAKDSFRNKYTPINAHEDSVFDVLTIYSSKRSSLELFDFPRICVPQDHKKRRNYWKLHSGIETTLHEGACDAYKKYGIDTEKGCVVVVRPDGYVSLVTDFSLDGYKKISNFFDEFMIPQTKITLPPPSEDDIDRFVKPLFAI, from the coding sequence ATGAATGAAGACTTACAGACATCGAACATTCACAGAATGACTacagaatcaaaaataaaaaagaCGCAAACAGAAGTATTAATCATTGGTGCTGGTCCAGCAGGGTTGATGACTGCATGCTGGTTAGCTAGAACAGGTGTTCCATTTAGAATCATTGATAAACGTACCACCGATATTTTTGCAGGACAGGCCGATGGTTTACAATGTAGAACATTGGAAATCTTTCAAAGTCTTGGATTTGGGGATAGAGCTTGGAAAGAAGCTAACCATATGCTTGAAATGGCCTTCTGGTCCCCCAACGAAGAAGGTGACTTAGTTAGAAATACTATTATACCTGATACCATCCCAAGGATTTCACGTTTCCAACAATGTGTTTTGCATCAGGGTcacattgaaaaatggttCTACGACTCGATTAACAAATGGTCAGGAGGCAAAAGTGGTGTTGAAAGACCACTTTTGCCATTGTCTATCAATGTTGACGATTCAAAAGTTGATGATTCTGAAGCATATCCAGTTTCTGTACTTGTCCAGAATTTAACTAaggaaaatgaaagaaagaagCAATCTATCCCCGAACAATTCGGTTCTAATGTCGAAAATGGTCTTTACAGACAATTTGATGGTGATCAAGAACAGTTCTATGCTAACTTGAAGACTGACATTGAAAGCAACGATTCGGTAGACAAAGAGGAGTATGAGGTCATAGAATGTAAATACGTTGTTGGCTGTGATGGTGCTCACTCGTGGGTTAGAAAGCAAATGGGTATTAACATGGAAGGTGAAACTACAGATTTTGTTTGGGGTGTGTTAGATATGGTTCCTCTTACTAATTTCCCAGATATTAGAAAGCGTGGTGCCATTCATTCCAAAGATTCAGGATCCATCATGATTATACCAagagaaaatgatattgttagattatatattcaattgaatgaaattgaacGTGATCCAGAAACCAAGAATGCATCTGAATTTGGTGGTGGTATTGAAGACAAGACCGCAAAGTCCAAGGGTAGAGTCGATCGTTCCAAGATTACCCCTGAAGTTATTTTGAAGACTGCCCAAAAGGTTTTTGCTCCTTTCGAGTTTGAAATCACTGACTTATCGTGGTTTACTGGTTACCAGATTGGTCAAAGAGTTTCTCCATCATTTTCCAAACACTCCAACCGTGTTTTCATTGCTGGTGACGCATGCCACACCCATTCCCCTAAGGCAGGACAGGGTATGAATGTCTCTATGATGGATACATTTAATCTTGGGTGGAAATTGGCGTACGTTATTAGAGGCTTAGCATCTAGAGACATATTATCAACTTATGAATCAGAAAGAATTAAGATTGCTCGTGAGTTAATCAACTTCGATCATAAGTTATCACGTATGTTTAGTGGTAAACCAATGATTCCAAGCAAGGATGCCTTAACTAAAGGTGAAGGTGTTGATATGGACGAGTTCCACAAGGCCTTTTACAAGGGTAATGAATTTGCCTCCGGTACTTCTGTTGATTACAATAGCTCGACTCTTGTCCTGAAACCAGAGAATGAAGAGGCTGACAAATACGTTGTACCTGAAGCTTCTAACATTCCAATTGGTAGAAGATTTGACACCACTCTCGTTGTTACCCATTCTGATGCTAGACCAATCCAAATTGTAGATCGTATGTTGAGTGATGGTCGTTGGAGAATCTTGAACTTTTCTGGTGATGTTAAGAAGGACTCACAGATGGACGTCTTGAACAGGATTTCTGATTACATTTATGCCAAAGACAGTTTCAGAAACAAGTATACTCCAATTAATGCCCATGAAGATTCTGTCTTTGATGTTCTCACTATCTACTCATCCAAGCGTAGTTCGCTTGAACTCTTTGACTTCCCACGCATCTGTGTTCCTCAAGATCACAAGAAGCGTCGTAATTACTGGAAGCTTCATAGTGGAATTGAAACTACATTACATGAAGGTGCATGTGACGCATACAAAAAGTATGGTATCGATACCGAAAAAGGTTGTGTTGTCGTTGTTAGACCTGATGGCTATGTTTCTTTAGTCACTGATTTCAGCCTTGATGGTTACAAGAAGATCAGCAATTTCTTCGATGAATTCATGATCCCACAAACTAAAATTACCTTACCACCACCATCCGAGGATGACATCGACAGATTTGTCAAGCCCTTGTTTGCCATATAA